The following are encoded together in the Poseidonibacter lekithochrous genome:
- a CDS encoding Rid family hydrolase: protein MIERIQGKFEGRNKAVAYKDLVFTVATASDDTLDFCEQTKQTLETLELNLSELNSSKKQILSAQVYISDMNNKKKMNKLWCEWIGDNQKDWPQRACLGVALEGGIQIEITLTAIRNI, encoded by the coding sequence ATGATTGAAAGAATTCAAGGAAAATTTGAAGGAAGAAACAAAGCTGTTGCATATAAAGATTTAGTTTTTACAGTTGCAACGGCTAGTGATGATACTTTGGATTTTTGTGAGCAAACAAAACAAACACTAGAAACTTTAGAGTTAAATCTAAGTGAGTTGAACTCTTCAAAAAAGCAGATTTTATCTGCACAAGTTTATATCAGCGATATGAACAATAAAAAGAAGATGAATAAGCTTTGGTGTGAGTGGATTGGGGATAATCAAAAAGATTGGCCCCAAAGGGCTTGTTTAGGTGTTGCATTAGAAGGTGGTATTCAAATTGAAATCACCCTAACTGCAATTAGAAATATATAA
- a CDS encoding diguanylate cyclase, giving the protein MNNKILVVDDSESSIEILVELLGSDYDVLVALDGETAIEIANEDKPKIILLDIVMPEINGFEVCQRLKGSVCTKDIPIIFITAKSDEESIEMAYDLGGIDYVTKPFKSKELLARVKTQIELKNLITSLEYLSSHDTMTGILNRRKFFELAALNFNKKIEKQYSVMIDIDRFKNINDLFGHHMGDTVIKKIVNAIDSHVKEDTLFARLGGEEFVLFGQYDSKDSIYDEIEFIRKKIEDLEIYEDKGAKISVTISCGISFYNDKFTSIDELLKDADEALYEAKGQGRNKSIIRNS; this is encoded by the coding sequence ATGAATAATAAAATATTAGTAGTAGATGATAGTGAATCAAGTATTGAAATATTAGTTGAGCTTTTAGGTTCTGATTATGATGTTCTAGTTGCTTTAGATGGGGAAACTGCTATTGAAATAGCAAATGAAGACAAACCGAAGATAATCTTACTTGATATTGTAATGCCTGAAATAAATGGTTTTGAAGTTTGTCAAAGACTAAAAGGTTCCGTTTGCACAAAAGATATTCCTATTATCTTTATTACTGCAAAAAGTGATGAAGAATCAATAGAAATGGCTTATGATTTAGGTGGGATTGATTATGTTACAAAACCTTTTAAATCAAAAGAGTTGCTAGCAAGAGTTAAAACTCAAATTGAATTAAAAAATCTAATTACTTCTTTAGAGTATTTATCTTCCCATGATACAATGACAGGTATTTTAAATAGAAGAAAGTTTTTTGAATTAGCAGCTTTGAATTTTAATAAGAAAATAGAAAAACAATATTCTGTAATGATTGATATAGATAGGTTTAAAAATATAAATGATCTTTTTGGACACCATATGGGTGATACTGTAATTAAAAAGATTGTGAATGCTATTGATTCTCATGTAAAAGAAGATACTCTCTTTGCTAGATTAGGGGGAGAGGAGTTTGTTTTATTTGGACAGTATGACTCAAAAGATTCAATTTATGATGAGATAGAATTTATAAGAAAGAAAATAGAAGACTTAGAAATTTATGAAGATAAAGGAGCTAAAATATCCGTAACTATTAGTTGTGGTATTAGTTTCTATAATGACAAATTTACTAGTATTGATGAGTTACTTAAAGATGCTGATGAAGCTTTATATGAAGCAAAAGGTCAAGGTAGAAATAAATCAATTATTAGAAACTCTTAG
- a CDS encoding NAD(P)/FAD-dependent oxidoreductase, with the protein MMNKDYDVVIIGAGFAGIKAALTLEKYDLSVCVVDEGLLPGGQFIRYKKNGENSSKIPTYNKGLALVKEFNESSITYLNRSELIFINEKKEILVKLSDNSLKMIVPKTIIFATGAREIVQPFKGWDLPGVITTGAMQILLKTSGKTFCDEIVIAGSGILHYAAGATWLEKGGKIKSFYDVNSFPNKFKMLTSALASNEKRADFFAMLPDMLKIQMNAKNNIKVIEAKGDKKLEAIVLAKVDGNGNVIKGSEFEQETSLLAIGNGLVANLDVATAAGCETIYDEKLGGLVLKTNHLLETSQKDIFAAGAPSGIGGADKAELEGEICAYSVLLNQKVIDANVYYELTKDLFISRTKAISFGKTLSSMQKFNLEEIKNLDENTTICRCENIKLKDINEAINFGLISINSIKKKTRAGMGNCQGKTCSELVRAILQSHGHNDTNHIKTRAPLKPTSIDILAGEITFLDGSKV; encoded by the coding sequence ATGATGAATAAAGATTATGATGTTGTAATTATAGGTGCTGGTTTTGCCGGTATTAAAGCAGCATTAACACTAGAAAAATATGATCTTAGTGTCTGTGTAGTTGATGAGGGACTTCTTCCTGGAGGTCAATTTATCAGATATAAAAAAAATGGTGAAAATAGTTCTAAAATTCCAACATATAATAAAGGTTTAGCTCTAGTAAAAGAATTTAACGAAAGTTCAATTACTTATTTAAACAGATCTGAGTTAATCTTTATAAATGAAAAAAAAGAGATTTTAGTAAAACTTTCTGATAATAGTTTAAAAATGATTGTACCAAAAACTATTATTTTTGCAACAGGTGCTAGAGAAATTGTTCAGCCCTTTAAAGGTTGGGATTTACCAGGAGTTATTACAACTGGTGCAATGCAAATTTTATTAAAAACAAGTGGTAAAACATTTTGTGATGAGATAGTAATAGCAGGTAGTGGAATCTTACACTATGCAGCAGGTGCTACATGGCTTGAAAAGGGTGGGAAAATAAAATCATTTTATGATGTAAACTCTTTCCCTAATAAGTTTAAAATGCTTACATCTGCTTTAGCTTCAAATGAAAAAAGAGCAGATTTCTTTGCCATGTTACCTGATATGTTAAAAATTCAGATGAATGCAAAAAACAATATTAAAGTAATTGAAGCCAAAGGTGATAAAAAACTTGAAGCTATTGTTTTAGCAAAAGTAGATGGAAATGGAAATGTAATTAAAGGAAGTGAATTTGAACAAGAAACTTCACTTCTTGCAATTGGAAATGGTTTAGTTGCAAACTTAGATGTGGCTACAGCAGCAGGCTGTGAAACTATATATGATGAAAAACTTGGTGGTTTAGTTTTAAAAACAAATCACTTATTAGAAACTAGTCAAAAAGATATTTTTGCAGCTGGTGCTCCTAGTGGAATTGGTGGAGCAGATAAAGCAGAGCTTGAAGGTGAAATTTGTGCCTATTCTGTTTTATTAAACCAAAAAGTAATTGATGCAAATGTTTATTATGAATTGACAAAAGATTTATTTATTAGCAGAACTAAAGCTATTTCTTTTGGAAAAACTTTAAGTTCTATGCAGAAGTTTAATCTAGAAGAGATAAAAAATCTTGATGAGAATACAACTATTTGTAGATGTGAGAATATTAAACTAAAAGATATTAATGAAGCTATAAACTTTGGATTAATAAGTATCAATTCTATTAAGAAAAAAACAAGAGCCGGAATGGGTAATTGTCAAGGGAAAACTTGTTCAGAATTAGTTCGTGCAATTTTACAAAGTCATGGACACAATGATACAAACCATATTAAAACAAGAGCTCCATTAAAACCTACTAGTATAGATATTTTAGCGGGTGAAATTACATTTTTAGATGGTTCAAAAGTTTAA
- a CDS encoding trimeric intracellular cation channel family protein, translating into MTTLELADIIGIISFALSGFLIAIHYKLDILGVFISAFLTALGGGVIRDAIAGRTPYIFNHDLPIILVVATVLIALVFKLHKISNLEGKTAFILLDAIGLSSFAITGSLVAIESEFNFLGIVILAFLTAVGGGTTRDILINKIPFILVSEFYATVAMSIGVIIYILNAYNQISLFNLTIVFVAGTVFRLLAFYRKWNLPKL; encoded by the coding sequence ATGACAACTTTAGAATTAGCAGATATTATAGGAATAATCTCTTTTGCATTAAGTGGTTTTCTAATTGCGATTCATTATAAACTAGATATTTTAGGTGTATTTATTTCAGCTTTTTTAACAGCTCTTGGTGGTGGTGTTATAAGAGATGCAATAGCAGGAAGAACACCTTATATTTTCAATCATGATTTACCAATTATTTTAGTAGTTGCTACAGTATTAATTGCCTTAGTATTTAAACTTCATAAAATCTCAAATTTAGAAGGGAAAACTGCATTTATATTGCTTGATGCCATTGGTTTATCTTCTTTTGCAATAACAGGATCCCTTGTAGCAATTGAAAGTGAATTTAACTTCTTGGGAATTGTAATCCTTGCTTTTTTAACAGCTGTTGGAGGAGGAACTACAAGAGATATTTTAATAAATAAAATACCTTTTATTTTAGTTTCTGAATTTTATGCAACAGTAGCTATGTCTATTGGTGTAATTATTTATATTTTAAATGCATATAATCAAATAAGTTTATTTAATTTAACAATTGTATTTGTAGCAGGAACTGTATTTAGACTTTTAGCTTTTTATAGAAAATGGAATTTGCCAAAACTTTAG
- a CDS encoding 2Fe-2S iron-sulfur cluster-binding protein: MAQNYHTIKFGTIEFPAKKDELLLFSLMKNDIYAQGKAHGRSRGGFCGMGVCQECLIELENGETALACQTLVDKDMEIRDDE, from the coding sequence ATGGCTCAAAATTATCACACAATTAAATTTGGAACAATAGAATTTCCAGCAAAAAAAGATGAATTATTACTATTTTCTCTAATGAAAAATGATATTTACGCACAAGGAAAAGCTCACGGAAGAAGCAGAGGTGGATTCTGTGGAATGGGTGTTTGTCAAGAGTGTTTAATCGAACTTGAAAACGGTGAAACAGCTTTAGCTTGTCAAACTCTAGTGGATAAAGATATGGAGATTAGAGATGATGAATAA
- a CDS encoding NAD(P)/FAD-dependent oxidoreductase, with product MPKNKKIVIIGGGIIGASIAWHLCKSGYTPTIVEKENLLETASSSACEGLMFLQSKKPGIHLNMAMASIKLYDDLEKELGVDLELDKRGGLIIIHSQREMEILTDYVKRQNESGANIEMIDAKTIKEMVPQVADDVLGGSFSRDDSVVNPLNLTHGLLSGAVKKGATIKQNTIVTDIILEDGAVKKVITNNGEIEADLVINAAGPYGAKIASMVGIEIPLKPRKGEIMVTAPQKKVLNYPLMSATYIAAKYDPEIAKAGTGFAVEQVENGNILIGSTREFVDFDSSSTIKSIQSISKGIEKTLPGLGKLKIIRDFAGFRPYTPDGLPFIGEHEKVKGFFFACGHEGDGITLCAITGRIVSEMIDGIEPEFDMQNFNPARFDNQGDK from the coding sequence ATGCCAAAAAACAAAAAGATAGTAATTATTGGTGGCGGTATTATTGGTGCATCAATTGCATGGCATTTATGTAAAAGTGGATATACCCCAACAATAGTTGAAAAAGAAAATTTATTAGAAACTGCAAGCTCATCAGCTTGTGAAGGTCTAATGTTTTTACAATCAAAAAAGCCAGGAATTCATTTAAATATGGCAATGGCAAGTATCAAGTTATATGATGATCTAGAAAAAGAATTAGGTGTTGATTTAGAACTTGATAAAAGAGGTGGTTTAATTATTATTCATTCTCAAAGAGAAATGGAAATATTAACAGACTACGTAAAAAGACAAAATGAAAGTGGTGCAAATATCGAAATGATAGATGCAAAAACTATTAAAGAAATGGTTCCTCAAGTAGCAGACGATGTACTAGGTGGAAGTTTTTCAAGAGATGATTCTGTTGTTAACCCATTAAATTTAACACATGGATTATTAAGTGGAGCTGTTAAAAAAGGCGCTACGATAAAACAAAATACTATTGTTACAGACATAATTCTTGAAGATGGTGCTGTAAAAAAAGTAATTACAAATAATGGCGAAATTGAGGCTGATTTAGTAATAAATGCAGCAGGTCCTTATGGAGCGAAAATAGCTTCAATGGTAGGGATTGAAATACCATTAAAACCTAGAAAGGGTGAGATTATGGTTACAGCTCCTCAAAAAAAGGTGCTTAACTATCCTCTTATGTCTGCAACTTATATAGCAGCTAAGTATGATCCAGAAATTGCAAAAGCAGGAACTGGTTTTGCAGTTGAACAAGTTGAAAATGGAAATATATTAATAGGTTCAACAAGAGAATTTGTTGATTTTGATTCAAGTAGTACAATCAAAAGTATCCAAAGTATTTCTAAAGGAATTGAAAAAACTTTACCAGGACTTGGGAAGTTAAAAATTATTAGAGATTTTGCTGGCTTTAGACCTTATACTCCAGATGGTTTACCTTTTATTGGTGAGCATGAAAAAGTAAAAGGTTTCTTCTTTGCTTGCGGACATGAAGGCGATGGAATTACTCTTTGTGCAATTACGGGAAGAATTGTAAGTGAAATGATAGATGGTATAGAACCAGAATTTGATATGCAAAACTTTAACCCAGCAAGATTTGATAATCAAGGAGATAAGTAA
- a CDS encoding TRAP transporter permease, translating into MIENMKKIHVGVFIAVFALLASIFHLYTGSIGFFEPREQRSLHLFLLLPLIFLMKPGFLVNSARRESAKPGIVDYALAILIAVPALYSYFEAFRINMRLEDVTEVLDTELWLGGIMIILILEAIRRGVSVVMFGLVLIGFIYLFTTEYMPGIFHFRDLPLSEIIEAMYLSNGNGIFGTITGISATLIAIFLIFGSMIEGSGTGRLFINLGKKVAGRYTGGPAKIAVLTSALFGSMSGSSSSNVFTTGSFTIPMMKKRGYKASFAGGVETAASVGGQSAPPIMGAGAFVMAEITGVPYTDIIVAAVIGSLCYFVMIFVTVHFEARKLGLKGIDPKELPTWSDVLKDIHLLIPIFLLITLLLLRFSPTYAALLSIAATFFTSWLRKHTRIGFKKALEILINAGRNTVLIAIACVGANMLVLILTKTGLIVSIGAVVTSVVGDNLFLGGLLLALMTLVLGMGIPTTPAYIVVAAVGVPTLVGNFDVPMLAAHFFVFYFAILADATPPVSIAAYSAAAISKADPIVTAFQATRLAIAGYVVGFSYLFVPELLMQGTFIGIVLNTAAILLGLTLFSVAITGYFVNTMRLPVRIILAPLGLFLALNVALPLEVRISGSLLAMLILYVVNTKFALNKTAADL; encoded by the coding sequence ATGATTGAGAATATGAAGAAAATACATGTTGGCGTATTTATTGCAGTATTTGCACTATTAGCCAGTATATTTCATTTATATACAGGAAGTATAGGTTTTTTCGAACCTAGAGAACAACGTTCACTTCACTTGTTTTTATTATTACCATTAATATTTTTAATGAAACCTGGATTCTTAGTAAATTCAGCAAGAAGAGAGAGTGCGAAGCCAGGAATAGTTGATTATGCACTAGCTATATTAATAGCAGTTCCTGCTTTATACTCTTACTTTGAAGCCTTTAGAATCAATATGAGATTAGAAGATGTTACAGAGGTTTTAGACACTGAATTATGGCTTGGTGGAATTATGATCATATTAATTCTAGAAGCTATTAGAAGAGGTGTTTCAGTAGTTATGTTCGGACTTGTATTAATTGGATTTATCTATTTATTTACAACAGAATATATGCCAGGAATTTTCCACTTTAGAGATTTACCTTTAAGTGAAATTATTGAAGCAATGTATTTATCAAATGGTAATGGTATCTTTGGAACTATTACAGGTATTTCAGCAACATTAATTGCTATTTTCTTAATCTTTGGTTCAATGATTGAAGGAAGTGGAACTGGACGATTATTTATTAATCTTGGTAAAAAAGTTGCAGGAAGATATACAGGAGGACCAGCAAAAATCGCAGTACTAACATCTGCATTATTTGGTTCAATGTCTGGTTCATCTTCATCAAATGTATTTACAACTGGATCTTTTACAATTCCAATGATGAAAAAAAGAGGATATAAAGCTTCTTTCGCAGGTGGTGTTGAAACAGCAGCTTCTGTTGGTGGACAAAGTGCTCCTCCTATTATGGGTGCAGGTGCATTTGTAATGGCAGAAATTACTGGTGTTCCATATACAGATATTATTGTAGCAGCAGTTATTGGTTCATTATGTTATTTCGTAATGATATTCGTAACAGTTCACTTTGAAGCTAGAAAACTTGGATTAAAAGGTATTGATCCTAAAGAGTTACCAACATGGAGCGATGTTTTAAAAGATATACATCTTTTAATTCCAATCTTCTTGCTTATTACTCTGTTATTATTAAGATTCTCGCCAACTTATGCAGCACTACTTTCTATTGCGGCAACTTTCTTTACTTCATGGTTAAGAAAACATACGAGAATTGGATTTAAAAAAGCATTAGAGATTCTAATTAACGCAGGTAGAAATACTGTATTAATTGCAATTGCTTGTGTTGGGGCTAATATGTTAGTTCTTATTTTAACAAAAACAGGTCTTATTGTATCTATTGGTGCAGTTGTTACATCTGTTGTTGGTGATAACTTATTCTTAGGTGGATTATTATTAGCACTTATGACATTAGTTCTTGGAATGGGTATTCCTACTACTCCTGCATATATTGTTGTTGCAGCTGTTGGTGTTCCAACACTAGTAGGTAACTTTGATGTTCCAATGTTAGCAGCGCATTTCTTTGTATTCTATTTTGCAATCTTAGCAGATGCTACACCGCCTGTGTCCATAGCCGCCTACTCCGCCGCCGCCATATCCAAAGCGGATCCGATAGTTACGGCTTTCCAAGCTACAAGACTTGCAATTGCAGGTTATGTTGTTGGGTTCTCGTACCTTTTTGTACCAGAATTATTAATGCAAGGTACTTTTATTGGTATCGTGTTAAACACAGCAGCAATTTTATTAGGACTTACACTGTTCTCTGTAGCAATTACAGGATACTTTGTAAATACAATGAGGTTACCAGTTCGAATTATATTAGCACCACTTGGATTATTCTTAGCATTAAATGTTGCTTTACCTTTAGAGGTAAGAATTTCAGGAAGTTTATTAGCAATGCTAATTCTTTATGTGGTTAATACAAAATTCGCTTTAAATAAAACAGCAGCCGATTTATAA
- a CDS encoding aspartate/glutamate racemase family protein: MKTKGGKNIYGASVGMLMLETKFPRIPGDIGNANTWPFHMHFEPVTGSSVNKVVRFKAEGTLDEFIKMGKRLIAKGVDAIATNCGFLIIFQEELTEALGVPVFSSALIQHNLIQQTLPKSKVPGILTFSKESLTSEYLEAANIPLDTPVVGMENIGAKEFYTGILEDLDEMDFDLCREEMIEAALKLQRENPNVGAILCECTNMPPYAEDIYKATGLPVYNIYTGVTWFQQSVRPRRFDIKDF; this comes from the coding sequence ATGAAAACTAAAGGTGGAAAGAATATTTATGGTGCAAGTGTAGGAATGCTTATGCTTGAAACAAAATTTCCAAGAATCCCTGGTGATATTGGAAATGCAAACACATGGCCATTTCACATGCATTTTGAACCAGTTACAGGTTCTAGTGTTAATAAAGTTGTTAGATTTAAAGCTGAAGGTACATTAGATGAATTCATCAAGATGGGTAAAAGATTAATCGCAAAAGGTGTAGATGCAATTGCAACTAACTGTGGTTTCTTAATTATTTTTCAAGAAGAATTAACTGAAGCACTTGGTGTTCCAGTATTTTCATCAGCATTAATTCAACACAATTTAATTCAGCAAACATTACCAAAAAGTAAAGTTCCTGGAATTTTAACTTTCTCTAAAGAGAGTTTAACTTCTGAGTACTTAGAAGCTGCAAATATTCCACTTGATACACCAGTTGTAGGAATGGAAAACATTGGAGCAAAAGAGTTTTATACAGGAATCTTAGAAGATTTAGATGAAATGGATTTTGATCTTTGTAGAGAAGAGATGATTGAAGCTGCATTAAAATTACAAAGAGAAAACCCAAATGTAGGTGCAATTTTATGTGAGTGTACGAATATGCCTCCATATGCAGAAGATATTTATAAAGCAACTGGATTACCAGTTTATAATATTTATACAGGTGTTACATGGTTCCAACAATCAGTAAGACCAAGAAGATTTGATATAAAAGATTTTTAG
- a CDS encoding RidA family protein, with translation MEIKRHVPAGKMSKAVIHGNVAYLCGQTAVGADITEQTQVMLKKVDDLLAEIGLDKTNVLSATIYLKTMDDFAGLNDVWNEWIVDGLQPARACVQAAMCSEDMLVEISVIAGL, from the coding sequence ATGGAAATTAAAAGACACGTACCAGCAGGAAAAATGAGTAAAGCAGTAATTCACGGAAACGTAGCATACCTTTGTGGTCAAACAGCAGTAGGAGCTGATATTACAGAACAAACTCAAGTTATGTTAAAAAAAGTGGATGACTTATTAGCAGAAATTGGTTTAGATAAAACAAATGTATTATCTGCAACTATTTACTTAAAAACAATGGATGATTTTGCTGGATTAAATGATGTTTGGAATGAGTGGATTGTAGATGGTTTACAACCTGCACGTGCTTGTGTTCAAGCTGCAATGTGTAGTGAAGACATGTTAGTAGAAATCTCAGTAATCGCTGGATTATAA
- a CDS encoding TAXI family TRAP transporter solute-binding subunit yields the protein MKKFNCIVAGICLSASLASAETIEWSAGSLGGGWYTMSAGIAKIITSENPDIKIKVVPGGGTANPSKIQKNRSQIAMGLDTVSYLAVNAKGMYGKKHDKVSLIGQGLSDQILHVVRSKDSQYTNIADVLTKGEDKRIAISKVGSSDELVFRWIMEYYKTSYADLKKRGFKVVHGSYSEVASQFKDGLVDYAVVKLGVPGAAVIDMLLSRDGEVTTLPADLMSSLKKNWGYNSGTIKKDTYKGQTSDAVTGNMSTALIASTDLSVNTVYKITKAICENEDKLENIHSSMKYFSCKTATVDASIPVHPGAAKYYKEMGYIK from the coding sequence ATGAAAAAGTTTAATTGTATAGTAGCAGGTATTTGTTTAAGTGCTTCTTTAGCGTCAGCAGAAACTATTGAGTGGTCAGCAGGTTCATTAGGTGGTGGTTGGTACACAATGTCAGCAGGTATTGCTAAAATCATTACTAGTGAAAACCCAGATATTAAGATCAAAGTAGTTCCAGGTGGAGGTACAGCAAACCCATCTAAAATTCAAAAAAACAGAAGTCAAATTGCAATGGGACTTGATACAGTATCTTACCTAGCAGTAAATGCAAAAGGTATGTACGGTAAAAAACATGACAAAGTTTCTTTAATCGGACAAGGATTATCTGATCAAATCTTACATGTAGTTAGATCAAAAGATTCTCAATATACAAATATTGCAGATGTATTAACTAAAGGTGAAGATAAGAGAATAGCAATTAGTAAAGTTGGTTCTTCTGATGAATTAGTATTTAGATGGATTATGGAATATTATAAAACTTCTTATGCTGACTTAAAGAAAAGAGGATTCAAAGTTGTTCATGGTTCTTACTCAGAAGTTGCTAGTCAATTTAAAGATGGTTTAGTTGATTATGCCGTTGTAAAACTAGGAGTTCCAGGTGCTGCTGTTATTGATATGCTTTTAAGTAGAGATGGTGAAGTTACTACATTACCAGCTGATTTAATGTCTAGTTTAAAGAAAAACTGGGGTTATAACTCAGGTACTATTAAAAAAGATACATATAAAGGTCAAACTTCAGACGCAGTAACAGGAAATATGTCAACTGCTTTAATTGCAAGTACAGATCTTTCAGTTAACACTGTATATAAAATTACTAAAGCTATTTGTGAAAATGAAGATAAACTAGAAAATATTCACTCAAGTATGAAATACTTCTCTTGTAAAACAGCAACTGTAGATGCTTCTATTCCAGTTCATCCAGGTGCAGCTAAATACTACAAAGAAATGGGTTATATTAAATAA
- a CDS encoding GntR family transcriptional regulator, with amino-acid sequence MPVSKKEQVYKDLQEKIITQELACGTRLNEKELMDEYGIGRTPLRDILMKLKIECLIETIPQSGTFVKELDKTEIRETLEMRIPLEVLAAGFIPFRITKEQLDEIHYRLFNVRRNLDKLTITEFKNETDKVHNLYYESVGNKKLAENLKQLHNISARAWFSKGYKMRATLDTLDDWQKRIEMVENKEIEKLQEEVREHVINFANSLGLEDMLY; translated from the coding sequence ATGCCAGTTAGTAAAAAAGAACAAGTATATAAAGATTTACAAGAAAAGATTATTACACAAGAATTAGCTTGTGGAACAAGATTAAACGAAAAAGAATTAATGGATGAGTATGGTATTGGAAGAACTCCTTTACGAGATATTCTTATGAAATTAAAGATTGAATGTTTAATAGAGACTATCCCTCAGTCGGGTACTTTCGTAAAAGAGTTAGATAAGACAGAAATTCGAGAAACTCTTGAAATGAGAATACCATTAGAAGTACTAGCAGCTGGTTTTATTCCTTTTCGTATTACTAAAGAGCAACTAGATGAAATTCATTATAGATTGTTCAATGTAAGACGAAATCTTGATAAGTTGACAATAACTGAGTTTAAAAATGAGACAGATAAGGTACATAACCTTTATTATGAATCAGTTGGAAATAAGAAGTTAGCGGAAAACTTAAAACAGTTACATAATATCTCTGCGAGAGCTTGGTTCTCTAAGGGATACAAAATGAGAGCTACTCTTGACACTCTTGACGACTGGCAAAAAAGAATTGAGATGGTTGAGAATAAAGAGATTGAGAAACTACAAGAAGAAGTTAGAGAGCATGTAATTAATTTTGCAAACTCTTTAGGTTTAGAAGACATGTTGTATTAA